From Desmodus rotundus isolate HL8 chromosome 12, HLdesRot8A.1, whole genome shotgun sequence, one genomic window encodes:
- the SELENOV gene encoding selenoprotein V → MNNQARAPAPLPARASALVRAPAPARPSIPVRSLTPARPSIPVRSLTPARPSTLVRSLTPAPASTPVRFPTPAPASTPVRSLTPAPASTPVRSLTPAPASTPVRFPTPAPASTPVRSLTPAPASTPVRSLTPAPASTPVRFPTPVPASTAVGTPTLVRPPTPTPTPVRPPTPTLVRPPTPTPTPGRTLIPPQAVTRGRTPTAVPTLTPISSAVLVPPAVSDLESFGSSALPLGPPPEPAPEPIVWPGRAPAPTPGVRQVPSVASGSGTTQEPFPELTPSVTDLLGPTLGSILGADPAATKLTDSTAGPISTPILGTVPLATSLPISANTFASTSEYFQADHRIVIRVIYCGLUSYNLRYILLKKSLEQQFPNCLLFEQDISAQATGEFEVFVDGKLVHSKKNGDGFVDEARLKKIVNIINEGIRKM, encoded by the exons ATGAACAACCAGGCGCGGGCCCCAGCCCCACTTCCGGCCCGGGCGTCCGCCTTGGTCCGGGCTCCGGCACCGGCCCGGCCCTCGATCCCGGTCCGGTCCCTGACTCCAGCCCGGCCCTCGATCCCGGTCCGGTCCTTGACTCCGGCCCGGCCGTCGACCCTGGTCCGGTCCCTGACTCCAGCCCCGGCCTCGACTCCGGTCCGGTTCCCGACTCCAGCCCCGGCCTCGACTCCGGTCCGGTCCCTGACTCCAGCCCCGGCCTCGACTCCGGTCCGGTCCCTGACTCCAGCCCCGGCCTCGACTCCGGTCCGGTTCCCGACTCCAGCCCCGGCCTCGACTCCGGTCCGGTCCCTGACTCCAGCCCCGGCCTCGACTCCGGTCCGGTCCCTGACTCCAGCCCCGGCCTCGACTCCGGTCCGGTTCCCGACTCCAGTCCCCGCGTCGACTGCGGTCGGAACACCGACTCTGGTCCGGCCCCCGACCCCGACCCCAACCCCAGTCAGGCCCCCGACCCCGACCCTAGTCCGGCCCCCGACCCCGACCCCGACCCCGGGCCGGACCCTGATTCCACCCCAGGCCGTGACCCGGGGCAGAACCCCGACTGCAGTCCCGACCTTAACACCGATCTCCTCCGCGGTCCTGGTCCCGCCAGCGGTCTCTGACCTGGAGTCCTTCGGGAGCTCCGCCCTACCTTTGGGTCCACCCCCCGAACCTGCTCCAGAGCCCATTGTGTGGCCTGGTAGGGCTCCCGCGCCGACGCCCGGTGTGAGGCAGGTCCCATCGGTCGCCAGTGGATCTGGAACCACGCAAGAGCCCTTTCCTGAGCTCACTCCATCGGTCACTGACTTACTGGGGCCCACTCTCGGGTCCATCCTGGGGGCAGATCCAGCGGCCACGAAGTTGACAGATTCCACGGCTGGACCTATCTCCACGCCCATCCTGGGGACCGTCCCCTTGGCCACCTCCTTACCTATTTCTGCCAACACATTTGCCTCCACCAGCGAGTACTTTCAAGCGGACCACAGGATCGTAATTAGAGTGATCTACTG TGGCCTCTGAAGCTATAACCTCCGG TACATTCTACTGAAAAAGAGTCTGGAGCAGCAATTTCCAAATTGTCTACTCTTT GAGCAGGACATATCTGCACAGGCTACCGGGGAGTTTGAAGTGTTTGTGGATGGAAAATTGGTTCATTCAAAGAAG AATGGTGATGGCTTTGTGGATGAGGCCAGATTGAAGAAAATTGTGAATATAATCAATGAAGGGATCAGGAAAATGTAG